A window from Mangifera indica cultivar Alphonso chromosome 2, CATAS_Mindica_2.1, whole genome shotgun sequence encodes these proteins:
- the LOC123209342 gene encoding c-Myc-binding protein homolog: MMRYKEEKEAKKEAFRKYLDSSGVLDALTQVLVALYEQNDKPSSALEFIQHKLGGPSVSDYEKLQTELSDLQTKYNDLLAAHQETCKELEELKNSHNMASSKETAEGEEQAPTPKDEV; this comes from the exons ATGATGCGTTACAAAGAG GAAAAAGAAGCAAAGAAGGAAGCTTTTAGGAAGTATTTAGATTCCAGTGGAGTCCTGGATGCTCTTACACAAG TTCTCGTGGCATTGTATGAGCAAAATGACAAGCCTTCTTCTGCCCTTGA GtttattcaacataaattaGGAGGTCCTAGTGTATCTGATTATGAAAAGCTACAAACTGAATTGTCCGATTTGCAGACGAAGTATAATGATCTTTTGGCTGCACATCAGGAAACTTGCAAAGAG CTTGAGGAACTTAAGAATTCACATAACATGGCATCTTCAAAAGAGACTGCTGAGGGGGAGGAACAGGCACCAACACCGAAGGATGAAGTCTAA